In a genomic window of Thiolapillus brandeum:
- a CDS encoding MBL fold metallo-hydrolase, with protein sequence MRIDRLMLGLAVLLAPLSIQAAGCESGRVSLQMLGTRGPELWDARASTGYLLWLDGKARVVVDAGPGSVQNFEASGARYEDLSLFLFSHFHIDHSADFPAYVKGGFFTGRKDDLLIIGPDGNDYLPSADEFLTRLFAPRTGLYPYMSSFIDGSGAYRIRAKTVPSSYKLLDERRVYDHNGIRVTAVSVHHAVLPALAYRVEMAGCVISFTGDMSGRFHTMPDLAKGSDILVAHNAIPEDQTGAGQLLHMRPGYIGKLAAEAGVRKLILTHLMKRSAGRRDETLKLIRQHYQGPVVFADDLQRFQP encoded by the coding sequence ATGCGAATAGACAGATTGATGTTGGGCCTGGCCGTGTTGCTGGCGCCTCTTTCCATTCAGGCTGCCGGATGTGAGTCCGGACGGGTCAGCCTGCAGATGCTGGGTACCCGGGGTCCGGAGTTGTGGGATGCCCGGGCGTCCACAGGCTATCTCTTGTGGCTGGATGGCAAGGCCCGGGTAGTGGTGGATGCCGGTCCCGGCAGCGTGCAGAACTTTGAAGCCTCGGGGGCGCGCTATGAAGACCTGTCCCTGTTTCTGTTCAGCCATTTCCATATCGATCACAGCGCAGATTTTCCCGCCTATGTAAAAGGTGGATTTTTCACCGGACGCAAGGATGACCTGCTGATCATCGGTCCCGATGGCAATGACTATCTGCCTTCAGCGGATGAATTTCTCACCCGTCTTTTCGCACCCAGGACCGGACTGTATCCTTACATGAGCAGCTTCATCGACGGCAGTGGCGCTTACCGCATCCGGGCGAAAACCGTGCCGTCCTCTTACAAGCTCCTGGATGAACGCAGGGTCTATGATCACAATGGCATCCGGGTCACGGCGGTTTCCGTGCATCATGCCGTGCTGCCTGCTCTGGCCTACCGGGTGGAAATGGCCGGTTGCGTCATCAGCTTTACCGGGGATATGAGCGGACGCTTCCATACCATGCCCGACCTGGCGAAAGGCTCGGATATTCTCGTGGCTCACAATGCCATTCCCGAGGATCAGACCGGCGCCGGACAGTTGCTGCATATGAGGCCCGGCTACATTGGAAAACTGGCGGCTGAGGCGGGAGTCAGGAAACTGATTCTCACCCATCTTATGAAACGCAGTGCCGGGCGCAGGGATGAAACCCTGAAACTCATACGGCAGCACTACCAGGGGCCGGTGGTGTTCGCGGATGATTTGCAGCGTTTTCAGCCCTGA
- a CDS encoding amidohydrolase family protein yields the protein MNTIDIHTHLLNPQVRFDRLFDRLVIPVFASSLGVDAKALRQDPWETYVQAMADAVRQSAIVRQTCLFAVDARVDRRGRELHRDGTVCADTRDVLGVAGRFPRQFIPFLSVNPLRPNALDLLDEYAQSGCLGAKFLQNYWEVDLNDKTLIPYYEKLAALQLPLVVHVGSEITIASKRAYEGAAMLRLPLDCGVTVIAAHMGLGQFDHWARPWRNLSKNPRWFDADYHQILGLLETENHLYADLSALLIPMRARALAHLATQKHIHHKLLFGTDYPVPFTLRFNTHGLPRQEIRRIRKIRNPFDRYATALMKFFPEDSPVWGNHRKVLTTGFELAGRE from the coding sequence ATGAACACCATCGACATCCATACCCATCTGCTGAATCCGCAGGTGCGTTTCGACCGACTGTTCGACCGGCTGGTGATTCCCGTTTTCGCCAGCAGCCTGGGCGTCGATGCCAAAGCCCTCCGGCAGGATCCCTGGGAGACCTATGTACAGGCCATGGCTGATGCTGTCAGACAATCAGCCATTGTCCGGCAAACCTGTCTGTTCGCCGTGGATGCCCGGGTGGACCGCAGGGGCCGGGAGCTGCACCGGGATGGCACGGTGTGCGCCGATACCCGTGACGTACTCGGCGTGGCCGGGCGTTTTCCCCGACAGTTCATTCCCTTTCTGAGCGTCAATCCCTTGCGTCCCAATGCCCTGGATCTATTGGATGAATATGCGCAATCCGGTTGCCTGGGCGCCAAATTCCTGCAGAACTACTGGGAAGTGGATCTGAATGACAAAACCCTGATTCCCTATTATGAAAAGCTGGCGGCCCTGCAGCTCCCTCTGGTCGTACATGTGGGCAGCGAGATAACCATCGCATCGAAACGGGCGTATGAAGGAGCCGCCATGCTGCGCCTGCCCCTGGATTGCGGCGTGACGGTCATCGCCGCCCACATGGGGCTGGGGCAATTCGACCACTGGGCAAGGCCCTGGCGCAACCTGTCGAAGAACCCCCGCTGGTTCGATGCCGACTATCATCAGATCCTCGGGCTACTGGAAACCGAGAACCATTTGTACGCGGATCTGTCCGCCCTGCTCATTCCCATGCGCGCCCGGGCTCTGGCGCATCTCGCTACACAGAAACATATTCACCACAAACTGCTGTTCGGCACGGACTATCCCGTTCCCTTTACTCTGCGTTTCAACACCCATGGCCTGCCCCGGCAGGAAATACGGCGTATCCGCAAAATAAGAAACCCCTTCGACCGTTATGCCACGGCGCTGATGAAATTCTTTCCCGAAGACAGCCCGGTATGGGGAAACCATCGAAAAGTGCTGACCACTGGATTCGAGCTGGCGGGCAGAGAATGA
- a CDS encoding acyl-[ACP]--phospholipid O-acyltransferase, producing the protein MEPTNIHYYKQAIAPIGWILVICSVAEFLFTLRLPATPAEAPDLAFQIGSYASGGYLRNNVRKLLDNRSIWLSIIGLSVFWGISQVVLAAFPAYAKEHLGETNTVVIQGLMAASGIGIIIGSLIAGQASRRSIETGLVPLGALGIVASLFFTPQLDSNLLLGLDFLLLGVAGGLFIVPLNALIQFHAPDRELGTILAGNNWVQNIVMLAFLGLTVAFAITGMNSTGLFHLLTFTALAGALYTVWQLPQSLVRYVIGRLFAGGYRIRVMGFENLPGQGGVLMLGNHISWLDWAMLQIACPRPIRFIMDRNLYQRWYLKWFLDFFGVIPIAPGHSREALAQIGDLLRKGEVVCLFPEGAISRNGQLGSFRNGFERAVKELSDNDGVILPFYLRGLWGSRFSRASRQLQDNRHDRLRREVIVAFGKPLPLHSSAIQVKHQVSELSVSAWEEHTHSLEPLALRWLRTARRRGSANAVAEARGGKPLSARRFMTAVLAFSRLIRKRSPEQNIGLLLPTSSAGLITNMAVLLLGKTLVNLNFTASPAALQSSLDKAEIKSIYTSRQFLKKLQRKGVDLSPLFTHVEVYYLEDLAGEIGSGLKWFLLICATLLPASWLYALFGRRVSLEDPAAILFSSGSEGAPKGVMLSQRNILANILQVSDVLDTRADDCIMATLPLFHAFGLTVTGLMPLVEGIPAVCHPDPTDVLNIAKGIYRHQGSILCATSTFLRLFTANRKVHPLMLESLRVVVAGAERLSPEVRDAFKLKFGKEIYEGYGSTETTPVASVNIPDRLDPNTWKVQIGHKPGTVGLPLPGGAFRIVDPDTLENLPTGEDGLILFGGAQVMLGYLKDREKTESVIVEMDGHRWYKTGDKGHLDEDGFLTIVDRYSRFAKIGGEMVSLGGIEAALNPLLPEGVEILAVSIPDGRKGEKLVLLHSGGMSNDELKKLIRSSSLNPLARPSLLVPVEAIPKLGSGKNDFSTAGKLALEAAS; encoded by the coding sequence ATGGAACCAACCAATATTCATTATTATAAACAGGCCATTGCTCCCATCGGCTGGATACTGGTGATCTGCTCCGTGGCGGAATTCCTCTTCACCCTGCGCCTGCCGGCCACGCCAGCCGAAGCGCCGGATCTGGCCTTTCAGATCGGCAGCTATGCCTCCGGCGGCTATCTGCGCAACAATGTGCGCAAGCTTCTGGACAACCGCAGCATCTGGCTATCCATCATTGGTCTGTCCGTGTTCTGGGGCATTTCCCAGGTAGTGCTGGCGGCCTTTCCCGCCTATGCCAAGGAACACCTGGGAGAAACCAATACCGTGGTCATCCAGGGACTCATGGCGGCCTCGGGCATCGGCATCATCATCGGTTCCCTGATTGCCGGACAGGCTTCCCGGCGCAGCATCGAAACCGGCCTGGTGCCCCTGGGCGCTTTGGGTATCGTGGCCAGTCTGTTCTTTACCCCGCAGCTGGATTCCAACCTGCTCCTGGGGCTGGATTTCCTGCTCCTGGGCGTGGCCGGGGGACTGTTCATCGTGCCTCTGAATGCCCTGATCCAGTTCCATGCCCCGGACCGGGAGCTGGGCACCATACTGGCGGGGAACAACTGGGTGCAGAACATCGTCATGCTGGCCTTCCTCGGCCTGACCGTGGCTTTCGCCATCACCGGCATGAACAGCACCGGACTGTTTCACCTGCTGACCTTCACCGCCCTGGCGGGCGCCCTCTACACGGTCTGGCAGTTGCCCCAGTCTCTGGTGCGCTATGTTATCGGGCGGCTGTTCGCCGGAGGCTACCGCATCCGCGTCATGGGCTTTGAAAATCTCCCCGGCCAGGGGGGCGTACTCATGCTGGGCAACCACATCAGCTGGCTGGACTGGGCCATGTTGCAGATCGCCTGCCCCCGCCCCATACGCTTCATCATGGATCGCAATCTCTATCAGCGCTGGTACCTGAAGTGGTTCCTGGATTTCTTTGGCGTGATTCCCATTGCTCCCGGACACAGCAGGGAAGCCCTGGCGCAGATCGGCGACCTGTTGAGAAAAGGAGAAGTCGTGTGCCTGTTTCCCGAAGGCGCCATCAGCCGCAATGGACAGCTGGGCAGCTTCAGGAACGGCTTTGAACGAGCGGTGAAGGAGCTGTCCGACAATGATGGCGTGATCCTGCCCTTTTATCTGCGGGGCCTCTGGGGCAGCCGCTTCTCCCGGGCCAGCCGTCAACTGCAGGACAACCGTCATGACCGTCTGCGCCGGGAAGTCATCGTGGCATTCGGCAAGCCGCTGCCCCTGCATTCCAGCGCCATCCAGGTAAAACATCAGGTATCCGAGCTTTCTGTCAGCGCCTGGGAAGAACATACCCACAGCCTGGAGCCTTTGGCCCTGCGCTGGCTACGCACGGCCAGGCGCCGGGGCAGCGCCAATGCCGTCGCCGAAGCCCGTGGCGGCAAACCCCTGTCGGCGCGGCGCTTCATGACCGCGGTGCTGGCTTTCTCCCGCCTGATCCGCAAACGCAGCCCCGAACAGAACATCGGCCTGTTGCTGCCTACCAGCAGTGCCGGTCTGATCACCAACATGGCGGTGTTGCTATTGGGCAAAACCCTGGTCAACCTGAATTTCACCGCGAGTCCGGCTGCCCTGCAATCCAGCCTGGATAAAGCCGAAATCAAATCCATCTACACTTCCCGGCAGTTCCTGAAAAAACTGCAACGCAAGGGCGTGGATCTGTCACCCCTGTTCACTCATGTGGAAGTCTATTATCTGGAGGATCTGGCCGGGGAGATTGGCTCCGGCCTCAAGTGGTTCCTGCTGATTTGCGCCACCTTGCTGCCCGCCTCCTGGCTGTATGCCCTATTCGGCCGGCGCGTCTCCCTGGAGGATCCCGCCGCCATTCTGTTCTCCAGTGGCAGCGAGGGCGCTCCCAAGGGCGTGATGCTCAGTCAGCGCAACATCCTGGCCAATATTCTCCAGGTCTCCGACGTACTGGATACCCGGGCCGATGATTGCATCATGGCCACCCTGCCCCTGTTCCATGCCTTTGGTCTGACGGTGACCGGCCTGATGCCCCTGGTGGAAGGCATTCCCGCCGTGTGCCATCCCGATCCCACGGACGTCCTCAATATCGCCAAGGGCATTTACCGTCACCAGGGCAGTATTCTCTGCGCCACGTCCACCTTCCTGCGCCTGTTCACCGCCAACCGCAAGGTGCATCCCCTGATGCTGGAATCCCTGCGTGTGGTGGTGGCCGGAGCGGAGCGCCTCAGCCCGGAGGTGCGGGACGCCTTCAAGCTCAAGTTCGGCAAGGAAATCTACGAAGGTTACGGTTCCACGGAAACCACTCCCGTGGCCAGCGTGAACATTCCCGACCGCCTCGACCCCAATACCTGGAAGGTGCAGATCGGCCACAAGCCCGGCACCGTGGGCCTGCCTTTGCCCGGCGGCGCCTTTCGTATCGTCGATCCCGACACCCTGGAAAACCTGCCTACCGGCGAAGACGGGCTGATTCTTTTTGGCGGCGCACAGGTCATGCTGGGTTACCTCAAGGACCGGGAAAAGACCGAATCCGTCATCGTGGAAATGGATGGCCACCGTTGGTACAAGACCGGTGACAAGGGTCATCTGGACGAAGACGGTTTCCTGACCATCGTGGATCGCTATTCCCGGTTCGCCAAGATCGGCGGTGAGATGGTGAGCCTGGGCGGTATCGAAGCGGCCCTGAACCCCCTGCTCCCCGAAGGCGTGGAAATTCTTGCCGTCAGCATCCCCGATGGCAGGAAAGGAGAAAAGCTGGTATTGCTCCATAGCGGCGGCATGAGCAACGACGAGCTCAAAAAGCTTATCAGGTCATCCTCCCTGAATCCCCTGGCCCGACCATCACTCCTGGTGCCGGTAGAGGCCATTCCCAAACTGGGCAGCGGTAAAAACGATTTTTCCACTGCCGGAAAACTGGCTCTGGAAGCCGCCTCATGA